From the genome of Streptomyces sp. NBC_01116, one region includes:
- a CDS encoding response regulator yields MIPVGADPVGADPAGTIRVLVADDEPMIRAGVRAVLATDPGIEVVAEAADGHEAVELVRAHRPHVAVLDVRMPRTNGIEAAAEIRRTLPATGVVMLTTFGEDDYILRALGCGAAGFLIKSGEPEELVAGVRAVAEGAAYLSPKVAARVVAHLASTGAGALAGRRDAARERVAGLTPREREVLSHLGGGLSNGQIARRLHLVEGTVKAHVSSVLARLGVDNRAAAAVVAHEAGILPPPSAEQR; encoded by the coding sequence ATGATCCCGGTGGGCGCGGACCCGGTGGGCGCGGACCCGGCCGGGACGATCCGGGTCCTGGTCGCCGACGACGAGCCCATGATCCGTGCCGGTGTTCGCGCCGTGCTCGCCACCGACCCGGGCATCGAGGTCGTCGCCGAGGCGGCCGACGGGCACGAGGCGGTGGAGCTGGTCCGGGCGCACCGCCCGCACGTGGCCGTCCTCGACGTGCGGATGCCGAGGACCAACGGCATCGAGGCAGCCGCCGAGATCCGCCGCACCCTGCCCGCCACCGGCGTCGTCATGCTGACCACGTTCGGCGAGGACGACTACATCCTGCGGGCGCTGGGCTGCGGGGCGGCCGGATTCCTGATCAAGTCCGGCGAGCCCGAGGAGCTCGTGGCCGGGGTGCGGGCCGTGGCCGAGGGCGCCGCCTATCTGTCACCGAAGGTCGCCGCCCGCGTGGTGGCGCACCTCGCGTCCACCGGGGCCGGGGCCCTGGCCGGCCGGCGGGACGCGGCCCGGGAGCGGGTCGCCGGGCTGACGCCCAGGGAGCGCGAAGTGCTGTCGCACCTCGGCGGCGGGCTGTCCAACGGGCAGATCGCCCGGCGGCTGCACCTGGTCGAGGGCACGGTCAAGGCGCACGTCAGCTCCGTCCTGGCCCGCCTCGGCGTCGACAACCGGGCCGCGGCCGCCGTCGTCGCCCACGAGGCCGGGATCCTGCCCCCACCATCGGCCGAGCAGCGCTGA
- a CDS encoding sensor histidine kinase: MPAAAAFGALSLVGWWWGLPTAVAAFVAGRGPGRGRTLVLVLAGAFVAGAVAVAVMPSLLALGTQFVAVVVLAVLVPWFVGRFSRQYRELVRAGWERAEQLERERQLIAEQARLLERARIARDMHDVLGHDLSLIALSAGALKLAPGLDERNRQAAQDIRGRAGAAVERLGEVIGVLREESEGPPQGPRDSDIPRLVGDAAASGLAVELTVGGQGAGLPPAVERAAHRVVQEGLTNAAKHAPGRPVSVEVSHTATETRVAVRNGGPGTPPAGFPADPPAGDRSRGRAGHGGRGLIGLDERVRLAGGTLDHGPRDGGFTVAARLPHHAPAQPAPRPAAGATPGPAGFRRARWRVRRTLLIALAVPPTAGAVLLAGVGTWETVAASRSVLDPRDYARLRVGQDRSDIQKVLPDRQSVERPTGTGPEGRGATCEFYAMTADRFDDRSGDVYRLCFRDGRLVSRDALTP; this comes from the coding sequence GTGCCCGCCGCGGCGGCGTTCGGCGCGCTGAGCCTGGTCGGTTGGTGGTGGGGTCTGCCGACCGCGGTCGCCGCGTTCGTCGCGGGGCGGGGCCCCGGGCGCGGGAGAACGCTGGTCCTGGTGCTGGCCGGGGCGTTCGTGGCAGGGGCGGTGGCGGTGGCCGTCATGCCGTCCCTGCTCGCTCTCGGGACGCAGTTCGTGGCGGTGGTCGTCCTCGCCGTGCTGGTGCCCTGGTTCGTGGGGCGGTTCTCACGTCAGTACCGGGAGTTGGTCCGGGCCGGCTGGGAGAGAGCCGAACAGCTGGAGCGGGAGAGGCAGTTGATCGCCGAGCAGGCGAGGCTGCTGGAGCGGGCGCGGATCGCCCGGGACATGCACGACGTGCTGGGCCACGACCTCAGCCTGATCGCCCTGTCGGCCGGGGCCCTGAAGCTGGCGCCCGGTCTGGACGAGCGGAACCGGCAGGCCGCCCAGGACATCCGGGGCAGGGCCGGTGCGGCGGTGGAACGCCTCGGAGAGGTGATCGGCGTCCTCCGCGAGGAGAGCGAAGGCCCGCCGCAGGGACCGCGGGACTCCGACATCCCCCGGCTCGTCGGTGACGCGGCAGCCTCCGGGCTCGCCGTCGAGCTGACCGTGGGCGGGCAGGGGGCCGGCCTTCCGCCCGCCGTCGAACGCGCCGCGCACAGGGTCGTGCAGGAAGGCCTGACCAACGCGGCCAAGCACGCGCCCGGCCGGCCCGTGAGCGTCGAGGTCTCGCACACGGCGACCGAGACCCGGGTGGCGGTCCGCAACGGAGGCCCGGGGACACCGCCGGCCGGGTTCCCGGCCGACCCGCCCGCCGGGGACCGGAGCCGTGGACGCGCCGGGCACGGGGGCCGCGGCCTCATCGGGCTGGACGAGCGGGTCCGGCTCGCCGGCGGCACCCTCGACCACGGCCCCCGGGACGGGGGCTTCACCGTCGCCGCCCGGCTGCCGCACCACGCTCCCGCGCAGCCCGCGCCCCGGCCCGCCGCCGGAGCGACTCCCGGGCCGGCGGGATTCCGGCGGGCCCGGTGGCGTGTCCGCCGCACCCTGCTCATCGCGCTGGCGGTGCCGCCGACCGCGGGTGCGGTGCTGCTCGCCGGGGTCGGGACGTGGGAGACGGTGGCCGCCTCCCGGTCCGTTCTCGACCCGCGCGACTACGCCCGCCTGCGGGTGGGGCAGGATCGGTCCGACATACAGAAGGTGCTGCCGGACCGGCAGTCGGTGGAGCGGCCGACGGGCACCGGGCCGGAGGGACGAGGGGCGACGTGCGAGTTCTACGCGATGACGGCCGACCGCTTCGACGACCGGTCCGGAGACGTCTACCGGCTCTGCTTCCGGGACGGCAGGCTGGTCTCCCGCGACGCGCTGACACCGTGA
- a CDS encoding DUF4291 domain-containing protein, whose protein sequence is MNAPPLPPRYEIRARQTATTVTVYQAYRPDIGLPAARDGRFPDVWKRDRMTWIKPSFLWMMYRCGWGTKEGQEVVLAVEIDRGGLRWALAHAELSHYARDVHPDQRSWQRSLRTAPARVQWDPERDLDLNPLPYRSLQLGLGGEAARRYADEWTVSVRDVTPLAREVRAAVRAGERERAAALLPVETPLDLAAPRPVRDGCRAPDL, encoded by the coding sequence ATGAACGCCCCGCCCCTCCCGCCCCGTTACGAGATCCGCGCCCGGCAGACCGCCACCACCGTCACCGTCTACCAGGCGTACCGCCCGGACATCGGGCTGCCCGCCGCACGCGACGGCCGGTTCCCCGACGTCTGGAAGCGGGACCGGATGACCTGGATCAAGCCCAGCTTCCTGTGGATGATGTACCGCTGCGGCTGGGGCACGAAGGAGGGGCAGGAGGTCGTCCTCGCCGTCGAGATCGACCGGGGCGGCCTGCGATGGGCCCTCGCGCACGCCGAACTCTCCCACTACGCACGCGATGTGCACCCCGACCAGCGCTCCTGGCAGCGGAGCCTGCGTACGGCACCCGCCCGGGTCCAGTGGGACCCCGAGCGGGACCTCGACCTGAACCCGCTCCCGTACCGCTCCCTCCAGCTCGGGCTCGGCGGTGAGGCCGCCCGGCGGTACGCGGACGAGTGGACCGTGTCCGTCCGCGACGTCACCCCGCTCGCGCGCGAGGTGCGCGCGGCGGTCCGGGCGGGGGAGCGGGAGCGGGCCGCCGCCCTGCTGCCGGTGGAGACGCCGCTCGACCTGGCCGCGCCCCGGCCGGTGCGGGACGGCTGCCGGGCGCCGGACCTGTGA
- the mmsA gene encoding CoA-acylating methylmalonate-semialdehyde dehydrogenase, with protein sequence MTKTVNHWIGGRTVEGTSGQYGPVTDPATGAVTTRVALASVEEVDAAVAAAKAAYATWGTSSLAQRTTVLFRYRALLDAHRDDIAALITAEHGKVHSDALGEVARGLEIVELACGITTQLKGELSTQVSNRVDVSSIRQSLGVVAGITPFNFPAMVPMWMFPLAVACGNTFVLKPSEKDPSAANLLAELASEAGLPDGVLNVLHGDKVAVDGLLNHPDVAAVSFVGSTPIARYIHATASANGKRVQALGGAKNHMLVLPDADLDAAADAAVSAAYGSAGERCMAISAVVAVGAIGDELVAKIRERAEKITIGPGNDPASEMGPLITAAHRDKVASYVTGAAAQGAEVVLDGTGHTVEGFEDGHWIGLSLLDRVSTDSDAYRDEIFGPVLCVLRVDTYEDGVALMNASPFGNGTAIFTRDGGAARRFQLEVEAGMVGVNVPIPVPVGYHSFGGWKDSLFGDHHIYGNDGVHFYTRGKVVTTRWPDPADAPAGVDLGFPRNH encoded by the coding sequence ATGACGAAGACCGTCAACCACTGGATCGGCGGCAGGACAGTGGAGGGCACGTCGGGCCAGTACGGTCCCGTCACGGACCCGGCCACCGGCGCCGTCACCACGCGGGTCGCGCTCGCCTCCGTGGAGGAGGTCGACGCGGCCGTGGCGGCGGCCAAGGCCGCCTACGCGACGTGGGGCACCTCCTCGCTCGCCCAGCGCACCACCGTCCTCTTCCGCTACCGCGCGCTGCTCGACGCCCACCGCGACGACATCGCCGCGCTGATCACCGCCGAGCACGGCAAGGTGCACTCGGACGCGCTGGGCGAGGTCGCCCGCGGTCTGGAGATCGTCGAGCTGGCCTGCGGGATCACCACCCAGCTCAAGGGCGAGCTGTCCACCCAGGTGTCCAACCGGGTCGACGTCTCCTCGATCCGCCAGTCCCTGGGCGTCGTCGCGGGCATCACGCCGTTCAACTTCCCGGCCATGGTGCCGATGTGGATGTTCCCGCTGGCCGTCGCCTGCGGCAACACGTTCGTGCTGAAGCCCAGCGAGAAGGACCCCTCGGCCGCCAACCTGCTGGCCGAGCTGGCGTCGGAGGCCGGCCTTCCGGACGGCGTCCTCAACGTCCTGCACGGCGACAAGGTCGCGGTCGACGGTCTGCTGAACCACCCGGACGTGGCCGCCGTCTCCTTCGTCGGCTCCACCCCCATCGCCCGCTACATCCACGCCACCGCCTCCGCCAACGGCAAGCGGGTCCAGGCGCTGGGCGGCGCGAAGAACCACATGCTCGTCCTCCCGGACGCCGACCTGGACGCGGCCGCCGACGCGGCGGTCTCGGCGGCGTACGGCTCCGCCGGTGAGCGCTGCATGGCGATCTCCGCCGTCGTCGCGGTCGGCGCGATCGGCGACGAACTGGTCGCGAAGATCCGCGAGCGCGCCGAGAAGATCACGATCGGCCCCGGCAACGACCCCGCCTCCGAGATGGGTCCCCTGATCACCGCCGCCCACCGCGACAAGGTCGCCTCCTACGTCACGGGCGCCGCCGCCCAGGGCGCGGAGGTCGTGCTCGACGGCACGGGCCACACGGTCGAGGGCTTCGAGGACGGCCACTGGATCGGCCTGTCGCTCCTGGACCGGGTCTCCACCGACTCCGACGCGTACCGGGACGAGATCTTCGGCCCGGTGCTGTGCGTGCTCCGCGTGGACACCTACGAGGACGGCGTCGCCCTCATGAACGCCTCGCCGTTCGGCAACGGCACCGCGATCTTCACCCGCGACGGCGGCGCGGCCCGCCGCTTCCAGCTGGAGGTCGAGGCCGGCATGGTCGGCGTCAACGTCCCGATCCCGGTCCCCGTGGGCTACCACTCCTTCGGCGGCTGGAAGGACTCGCTCTTCGGCGACCACCACATCTACGGCAACGACGGCGTGCACTTCTACACGCGCGGCAAGGTCGTCACCACCCGCTGGCCCGACCCGGCCGACGCCCCGGCGGGCGTCGACCTCGGCTTCCCGCGCAACCACTGA
- the iolD gene encoding 3D-(3,5/4)-trihydroxycyclohexane-1,2-dione acylhydrolase (decyclizing), with protein sequence MSPTSPAHATPPANPHGPTRRLTTAQALVAFLARQYTERDGRRQRLISATWGIFGHGNVAGIGQALVEAGGGRSGGGDGNGSAGNGLAHRMPYLQGRNEQAMVHAAVGYARQSGRLSAHAVTTSIGPGATNLVTGAALATINRLPVLLLPGDTFATRPADPVLQQLEVPYAGDVSVNDCLRPVSRYFDRITRPEALIPAALQAMRVLADPAETGAVTLALPQDVQAEAYDWPQEFFAERDWHVRRPAPDAHGLEAAVRAVRSARRPLIVAGGGVRHSAAEETLAAFTAATRIPVATTQAGKGALRHDHPADVGGIGHTGTATADGLARTADLVIGVGTRFSDFTTASGTLFADPAVRFLHLNITGFDAHKLAALPLVADARTGLEALTAALAGRGYRVDPAYETEYTGAKEAWEERVEASFATPDPTARPTQAQVLGLLDDLVTEDDILVNAAGSLPGDLHKLWRTRSRDQYHVEYGYSCMGYEIPAAIGVLLATEGRTPRRPVWALVGDGTYLMNPTEIVTAVQENLPLKLLILQNHGYASIGGLSESVGAERFGTAYRHRDADGGFTGPPLPVDLAANAASLGLRVLRATTVDDLRKALSEARDAQGPTCVYVETETPDTVSGPPPAQAWWDVPVAETASRPAAVEAREEYDRQVAARRRHL encoded by the coding sequence TTGAGCCCGACGAGTCCCGCGCACGCGACGCCTCCCGCGAACCCCCACGGTCCGACCCGGCGGCTGACCACCGCCCAGGCCCTGGTCGCCTTCCTGGCCCGGCAGTACACCGAGCGCGACGGCCGTCGACAGCGGCTCATCAGCGCCACCTGGGGCATCTTCGGGCACGGCAACGTCGCGGGCATCGGCCAGGCACTCGTCGAGGCGGGCGGCGGCCGGAGCGGCGGCGGCGACGGGAACGGCAGCGCCGGCAACGGACTCGCGCACCGTATGCCCTACCTCCAGGGCCGCAACGAACAGGCCATGGTGCACGCGGCCGTCGGGTACGCCCGTCAGTCCGGGCGGCTCTCGGCCCACGCGGTGACCACGTCCATCGGCCCGGGGGCCACCAACCTCGTCACCGGGGCCGCCCTCGCCACGATCAACCGCCTGCCGGTCCTCCTCCTGCCCGGCGACACCTTCGCGACCCGGCCCGCCGACCCCGTACTGCAACAGCTCGAAGTCCCCTACGCCGGTGACGTGTCCGTCAACGACTGTCTGCGCCCGGTCTCGCGCTACTTCGACCGGATCACCCGGCCCGAGGCGCTGATCCCGGCCGCGTTGCAGGCGATGCGCGTCCTCGCCGACCCCGCCGAGACCGGCGCCGTCACGCTCGCGCTGCCGCAGGACGTGCAGGCGGAGGCGTACGACTGGCCGCAGGAGTTCTTCGCCGAGCGCGACTGGCACGTCCGCAGGCCCGCCCCCGACGCGCACGGACTGGAAGCCGCCGTACGCGCGGTGCGCTCCGCCCGCCGCCCGCTGATCGTCGCCGGCGGCGGGGTCCGGCACAGCGCCGCCGAGGAGACGCTCGCCGCGTTCACCGCCGCGACCCGCATCCCGGTCGCCACCACCCAGGCGGGCAAGGGCGCGCTCCGCCACGACCACCCGGCCGACGTCGGCGGCATCGGCCACACCGGCACCGCCACCGCCGACGGACTGGCCCGCACCGCCGACCTGGTGATCGGCGTCGGCACCCGCTTCTCCGACTTCACCACCGCCTCCGGCACGCTCTTCGCCGACCCGGCCGTCCGCTTCCTCCACCTCAACATCACCGGATTCGACGCCCACAAGCTCGCCGCCCTCCCCCTGGTCGCCGACGCCCGCACCGGCCTGGAGGCGCTCACGGCGGCGCTCGCCGGACGCGGCTACCGGGTCGACCCGGCGTACGAGACGGAGTACACCGGCGCGAAGGAAGCGTGGGAGGAACGGGTCGAGGCGTCCTTCGCCACCCCCGACCCCACCGCGCGCCCCACCCAGGCCCAGGTCCTCGGCCTCCTGGACGACCTGGTCACCGAGGACGACATCCTCGTCAACGCCGCGGGCTCCCTCCCCGGCGACCTGCACAAGCTCTGGCGCACCCGCTCCCGCGACCAGTACCACGTCGAGTACGGCTACTCCTGCATGGGCTACGAGATCCCCGCCGCGATCGGCGTCCTGCTCGCCACCGAAGGGCGCACCCCGCGCCGCCCCGTCTGGGCCCTGGTCGGCGACGGCACGTACCTGATGAACCCCACCGAGATCGTCACCGCCGTCCAGGAGAACCTGCCGCTGAAACTGCTGATCCTCCAGAACCACGGATACGCCTCCATCGGCGGCCTCTCCGAGTCGGTCGGCGCCGAGCGCTTCGGCACGGCCTACCGCCACCGGGACGCCGACGGCGGCTTCACCGGCCCGCCGCTCCCGGTCGACCTGGCCGCCAACGCGGCCTCCCTCGGCCTGCGCGTCCTGCGCGCCACCACCGTCGACGACCTGCGCAAAGCACTCTCCGAGGCCCGTGACGCCCAGGGCCCCACTTGTGTCTACGTCGAGACCGAAACGCCCGACACAGTGTCGGGCCCCCCTCCGGCACAGGCGTGGTGGGATGTTCCGGTAGCCGAGACCGCGAGCCGACCGGCGGCGGTCGAGGCCCGGGAGGAGTACGACCGGCAGGTCGCCGCCCGACGCCGCCACCTGTGA
- the iolB gene encoding 5-deoxy-glucuronate isomerase, giving the protein MTTHHPQERDHRYHLPAGSVARGAYAVDIDPERAGWDRSALRVLELEPGGVHTLDTGGSEWIVLPLAGACTVRTAGGTFELLGRESVFSGVSDFAYVPRDSHAQIASGAGGRFALAGAKCERRLPARYGPAPEVPVELRGSGTCSRQVNNFAAADTFDCDRLIAVEVLTPGGNWSSYPPHKHDEHVPGEECELEEIYYFEVADGGVGYHRVSPSRDGGTDVLAEVRGGDAVLIPDGWHGPSIAPPCRTLYYLNVMAGPGEERAWLIRDHPDHRWIRDTWRDESIDARLPLYTAHPSPGPEVTP; this is encoded by the coding sequence ATGACGACGCATCATCCCCAGGAGCGGGACCATCGGTACCACCTGCCGGCCGGCAGCGTCGCGCGCGGGGCGTACGCCGTCGACATCGACCCCGAGCGGGCCGGCTGGGACCGTTCGGCCCTGCGGGTGCTGGAGCTGGAACCGGGAGGTGTTCACACGCTCGACACCGGCGGTAGTGAATGGATCGTCCTGCCGTTGGCCGGTGCATGTACGGTGCGTACAGCAGGCGGGACCTTTGAACTGCTGGGCCGGGAGAGCGTGTTCAGCGGGGTCTCCGACTTCGCCTACGTACCGCGCGACTCCCACGCACAGATCGCCTCCGGCGCAGGTGGCCGCTTCGCCCTGGCAGGAGCGAAGTGCGAGCGACGACTCCCCGCTCGCTACGGCCCCGCGCCGGAGGTACCCGTCGAGCTGCGCGGCTCCGGGACCTGCTCGCGCCAGGTGAACAACTTCGCCGCCGCCGACACCTTCGACTGCGACCGGCTGATCGCCGTCGAGGTGCTCACCCCCGGCGGCAACTGGTCCTCGTACCCGCCCCACAAGCACGACGAGCACGTGCCGGGCGAGGAGTGCGAACTGGAGGAGATCTACTACTTCGAGGTCGCGGACGGCGGGGTCGGCTACCACCGGGTCTCCCCGTCGCGCGACGGCGGTACGGACGTCCTCGCCGAAGTGCGCGGCGGCGACGCCGTCCTCATCCCCGACGGCTGGCACGGCCCGTCCATCGCCCCGCCCTGCCGGACCCTCTACTACCTGAACGTGATGGCCGGGCCGGGGGAGGAGCGCGCCTGGCTGATCCGCGACCATCCCGACCACCGATGGATCCGCGACACCTGGCGGGACGAGTCGATCGACGCCAGACTCCCGCTGTACACGGCGCATCCGTCGCCCGGCCCGGAGGTAACGCCTTGA
- a CDS encoding deoxyribose-phosphate aldolase, producing MTPLAPSLSELVRLRAERPEAVAEAAARRKRRRLIRHPGDRLMIIAADHPARGALAVGDRSLAMANRFELLERLCLALSRPGVDGVLASADVLDDLLLLGALEDKVVMGSMNRGGLAGAAFELDDRFTGYRPDDLVRHGFDAGKLLLRIDHDDPGSLDTLHTAARTVDAMAAHRLPVFVEPFLCRRVDGRLRNDLGAAAVATSIAIASGLAGTSAYTWLKVPVTDAPDAMARAMESSTLPAVLLGGEVGGDQDAAYGKWRDALRLPTVRGLVVGRSLLYPVDGDVARAVDTAVSLLGTGREGA from the coding sequence ATGACGCCACTGGCGCCCTCCCTCTCCGAACTGGTGCGGCTGCGCGCCGAGCGCCCCGAAGCCGTCGCCGAGGCCGCCGCGCGACGGAAGCGGCGGCGGCTGATCCGGCACCCCGGAGACCGGTTGATGATCATCGCGGCCGACCACCCCGCGCGCGGGGCACTCGCCGTCGGAGACCGGTCGCTCGCCATGGCCAACCGCTTCGAGCTGCTGGAGCGGCTCTGCCTCGCCCTCTCCCGCCCCGGGGTCGACGGAGTGCTCGCCTCCGCCGACGTCCTGGACGACCTCCTCCTGCTGGGAGCCCTGGAGGACAAGGTCGTGATGGGCTCGATGAACCGCGGCGGGCTGGCCGGCGCCGCGTTCGAGCTCGACGACCGGTTCACCGGCTACCGCCCCGACGACCTGGTCCGCCACGGGTTCGACGCGGGGAAGCTGCTGCTGCGCATCGACCACGACGATCCCGGTTCGCTGGACACCCTGCACACCGCCGCCCGGACCGTCGACGCGATGGCGGCGCACCGGCTGCCCGTCTTCGTCGAGCCGTTCCTCTGCCGCCGCGTCGACGGCCGGCTGCGCAACGATCTCGGCGCCGCCGCCGTGGCGACCTCCATCGCCATCGCGTCGGGCCTCGCCGGGACGTCCGCGTACACCTGGCTGAAGGTCCCCGTCACCGACGCCCCCGACGCCATGGCCCGGGCGATGGAGTCCTCCACCCTGCCCGCCGTCCTGCTCGGCGGCGAGGTCGGCGGCGACCAGGACGCCGCGTACGGGAAATGGCGCGACGCGCTGCGGCTGCCCACCGTGCGGGGGCTGGTCGTGGGGCGCTCGCTGCTCTACCCGGTCGACGGGGACGTGGCGCGCGCCGTAGACACCGCCGTATCGCTGCTCGGCACGGGTAGGGAAGGGGCATGA